Below is a genomic region from Gemmatimonadaceae bacterium.
CACTCGCCGAGGTACCCCTCATGCGCCGTCGATCCGCACATGGCCCCACACCCCGGGCGGCTGTCAACGCCCCCCTTGTCGCCGTCTCCGTTGCGCTGACGCTGGTCAGCGGGGGGTGCGCCGTGCAGCGCTCCTCATCCACCTACTCCGCCGGCTCCACCGCCGCCGCATCGAGCAGCGCCGGCGGAGCCGCCGCATCGAGCAGCGCCGGCGGAGCGGCGGTGATGGACGATCACAGCGCGCACATGAGCGCCGCCGACCGGGCGGCTCCCTCGGGCGTTGCGGCTGGCGCCTCGCAGCAGGGGATCGCGGGGCTGCCGCCCAGCGCCCGGACGGCGGCGGCACGCCTGGCGGCGACGCCGCGCCACGGCGAGTGGGTGAAGATCGCGTGGGAGAGCGGCTCGAGCGATTCGCTCATGGCGTGGATCGTCTATCCCAAGTCGTCGGCCAAGGCACCAGTGGTCGTCGTGGTGCACGAGATCTTTGGACTTTCGACCTGGGTGCGTGGCGTGGCCGACCAGGCGGCGGCCGATGGCTTCATCGCCATTGCGCCGGACTTCCTGTCGCGCGTGCGCGGGGGGCCGAGTTCGATCGAACTACCGGCCGACACCGCGCGCCGACTGATTGCGGGGGTGGATGCGGCGGAGCGCAACCGCGCCATCGTTGCGGCGGCGAACTATGCGATGATGCAGCCGGCGGCGGTCGCGAAGTATGCCGTCTTCGGCTACTGCTGGGGGGGACAGACAACCTTCATGCACGCCGTGCACGGCGGCGTGAAGGGGTTCGTGGGCGGTGTGGCGTACTACGGCCTCCCCTACATGACCGGTGGATCACCGGCCACGGCGACCGCCGCCGCGGTGCCGGCGTCGGTCAACGCCGACTCCATCGCGAAGATCAAGGTGCCCAT
It encodes:
- a CDS encoding dienelactone hydrolase family protein translates to MRRRSAHGPTPRAAVNAPLVAVSVALTLVSGGCAVQRSSSTYSAGSTAAASSSAGGAAASSSAGGAAVMDDHSAHMSAADRAAPSGVAAGASQQGIAGLPPSARTAAARLAATPRHGEWVKIAWESGSSDSLMAWIVYPKSSAKAPVVVVVHEIFGLSTWVRGVADQAAADGFIAIAPDFLSRVRGGPSSIELPADTARRLIAGVDAAERNRAIVAAANYAMMQPAAVAKYAVFGYCWGGQTTFMHAVHGGVKGFVGGVAYYGLPYMTGGSPATATAAAVPASVNADSIAKIKVPMVLLNGSKDARIAAAMPQLDSIMKAKGKTYIGVNYEGAVHGFLRAQDDPKAQRDEAEEAANLAATKDAWPRTLAFLRQHLGVK